The DNA segment GAGGGCGAAGCCCTTGATAGTCGCAATATTAAGCAGCGCTGTCGCCTTATTCGGATGATTTTCCAAGATCCCAATACCTCACTCAACCCAAGGCTCACCATTGGCCAATTACTAGATGAACCGCTGCGCTTTAACACTGAGTTATCCGCCAAGGAGCGTAGTGGCCAAGTGATCGATACCTTAAGGAAGGTCGGTTTATTACCCGAGCATGCGGATTTTTATCCCCATATGATTTCCGAAGGTCAAAAACAGCGGGTTGCGGTGGCACGGGCGCTGATGCTCAATCCGAAGATTATCATCGCCGATGAAGCCTTAACCGCCTTGGATCTCTCGGTACGCTCACAGATCCTTAATCTGCTGCTCAAATTGCAGAAGGACTTAGGCTTGTCCTATATCTTCGTGTCCCATAACCTCAATATTATTCGCCATGTCAGCGATAAAATTATGGTGTTACACAAAGGGGTGATGGTTGAGAAAGCCCCAACAGAACAGATATTTAATTCGCCTCA comes from the Shewanella mangrovisoli genome and includes:
- a CDS encoding peptide ABC transporter ATP-binding protein — its product is MTTPLLKVNDLFKRYDTGYKGFTRQYNDALAPVSFELNRGETLAIVGEAGSGKSTLARILVGAEPRSGGEIYFEGEALDSRNIKQRCRLIRMIFQDPNTSLNPRLTIGQLLDEPLRFNTELSAKERSGQVIDTLRKVGLLPEHADFYPHMISEGQKQRVAVARALMLNPKIIIADEALTALDLSVRSQILNLLLKLQKDLGLSYIFVSHNLNIIRHVSDKIMVLHKGVMVEKAPTEQIFNSPQHEYTQRLIQEQSLFVHKR